The proteins below are encoded in one region of Metallibacterium scheffleri:
- a CDS encoding polyprenyl synthetase family protein: protein MSVAVPISASRFDAVRELAAGDMAGVDRVIRARLGSEVALVNQIAEHIIGGGGKRLRPLLHVLAALAAGYAGDQHHKLAAIIEFIHTSTLLHDDVVDESGLRRGRQTANALWGNAASVLVGDFLYSRSFQLMVELDDMRVMRILADTTNAIAEGEVLQLLSVGNPDTDEAAYDRVIERKTAVLFAAACRLGGVLANAPAPLCAALSRYGLELGFAFQIADDLLDYTSDADTLGKNIGDDLAEGKVTLPLIYTLRAAAPAQAEVLRQAIRAGGGPLHEVLAIIRGCGALPRVRARAEAHAEAALAALEQIAPSAQREALVTLARYAVDRDH, encoded by the coding sequence ATGAGCGTTGCCGTCCCCATCTCCGCTTCCCGCTTTGACGCCGTGCGCGAGCTGGCCGCCGGCGACATGGCCGGCGTCGATCGCGTCATCCGCGCGCGCCTGGGCTCCGAGGTGGCCCTGGTCAACCAGATCGCCGAACACATCATCGGCGGCGGCGGCAAGCGCCTGCGCCCGCTGCTGCACGTGCTGGCCGCGCTAGCGGCCGGCTATGCCGGCGATCAGCACCACAAGCTGGCCGCGATCATCGAGTTCATCCACACCTCGACCCTGCTGCACGATGACGTGGTCGATGAGTCCGGCCTGCGCCGCGGGCGCCAGACCGCCAACGCGCTGTGGGGCAACGCGGCCAGCGTGCTGGTCGGCGATTTTCTCTATTCGCGCTCGTTCCAGCTGATGGTCGAACTGGACGACATGCGCGTGATGCGCATCCTCGCCGATACCACCAACGCCATCGCCGAGGGCGAGGTGCTGCAGTTGCTCAGCGTGGGCAATCCGGATACCGACGAAGCCGCCTACGACCGCGTGATCGAACGCAAGACCGCGGTACTGTTCGCCGCCGCGTGCCGTCTCGGCGGCGTGCTGGCCAATGCCCCCGCGCCGCTGTGTGCGGCGCTGTCGCGCTACGGGCTGGAGCTGGGCTTCGCCTTCCAGATCGCCGATGACCTGCTGGATTACACCTCCGATGCCGACACGCTGGGCAAGAACATCGGCGACGATCTGGCCGAGGGCAAGGTCACCCTGCCGCTGATTTACACGCTGCGCGCGGCCGCGCCGGCGCAGGCCGAAGTGCTGCGCCAGGCCATCCGCGCGGGCGGCGGGCCACTGCACGAAGTCCTGGCGATCATCCGCGGCTGCGGCGCATTGCCGCGGGTACGCGCACGCGCCGAAGCGCACGCCGAGGCAGCCCTGGCCGCACTGGAGCAAATCGCGCCCAGCGCACAACGCGAAGCACTCGTCACGCTGGCGCGTTACGCCGTCGATCGCGATCACTGA
- a CDS encoding c-type cytochrome has protein sequence MRTFVLLVITVLGASLGSTASAVAVKPETAVNYRQGIYHAILWNFAPMAQMVQGRQPWNQATFAQGAARIAFYSQQLLEGFPPGSLTARSEAKPAIWQHWTEFSTKMRNFENASATLAMVAKSGDEAASKVAFGKTAQTCKSCHDAFRKE, from the coding sequence ATGCGCACGTTCGTCCTGCTTGTCATCACCGTGCTCGGCGCCAGCCTGGGCAGCACGGCCAGCGCCGTCGCCGTCAAACCGGAAACGGCGGTCAATTATCGCCAGGGCATCTACCACGCCATCCTGTGGAACTTCGCGCCCATGGCGCAGATGGTGCAGGGCAGGCAACCCTGGAATCAGGCCACATTCGCGCAGGGCGCTGCGCGCATCGCGTTCTACAGCCAGCAATTGCTGGAAGGGTTCCCGCCCGGTTCGCTGACCGCCAGGAGCGAAGCCAAGCCCGCGATCTGGCAGCACTGGACCGAGTTCAGCACGAAGATGCGCAATTTCGAGAATGCCTCCGCCACGCTGGCCATGGTCGCCAAGAGCGGCGACGAGGCCGCCAGCAAGGTCGCGTTCGGCAAAACGGCGCAAACCTGCAAGTCCTGCCACGACGCGTTCCGCAAGGAATGA
- a CDS encoding FAD-dependent oxidoreductase — protein MSRRLDADVIVIGAGMVGASAALALARYGYAVQLLDAAAEPSAPGAELDLRVVALAPSSARLLSELDVWSQLPRERVAAYRAMHVWDAASGAAFDFDAGLLDAQCLGWIVENRLLQWTLWQALGRAGVLLRSATQAVGHVAEADSARLDLADGTQLRARLLLAVDGRESPLRQAAGIGVRGHDYGQRAVVAHLRSARPHADTAWQRFLPDGPLALLPLADGRVSLVWSLPEAEAARVLALDAGEFAHAVGVASDFRLGPLQLDSARAAFALRLALAERFAAPRLALLGDAAHAVHPLAGQGVNLGLRDVQELCDLLASTRRAGRDPGAATLLARYARRRRSADWLDAHAFDALARVFALRATPAVAARGLGMHALQALPALKRTLAQHAAGWPP, from the coding sequence ATGAGCCGGCGCCTGGACGCGGACGTCATTGTCATCGGCGCCGGCATGGTTGGCGCCAGCGCGGCACTGGCGCTGGCGCGGTACGGCTACGCCGTGCAACTGCTCGACGCCGCCGCGGAGCCCAGCGCGCCAGGCGCGGAACTGGATCTGCGCGTGGTCGCGCTGGCGCCATCCAGCGCGCGTCTCTTGTCCGAATTGGATGTGTGGTCGCAGTTGCCGCGCGAGCGTGTCGCGGCCTATCGCGCCATGCATGTGTGGGACGCGGCCAGCGGCGCCGCGTTCGACTTCGATGCCGGATTGCTGGATGCGCAGTGCCTCGGCTGGATCGTCGAGAACCGTTTGCTGCAATGGACGCTGTGGCAGGCGCTGGGTCGCGCGGGCGTGCTGCTGCGCAGTGCCACGCAGGCTGTGGGCCATGTTGCCGAAGCGGACAGCGCGCGCCTGGATCTTGCCGATGGCACGCAGTTGCGCGCGCGCCTGCTGCTGGCCGTCGACGGGCGCGAGTCACCCTTGCGCCAGGCTGCCGGCATCGGCGTGCGCGGGCACGACTATGGCCAGCGCGCCGTGGTGGCGCATTTGCGCAGCGCGCGGCCGCATGCGGATACGGCGTGGCAACGCTTCCTGCCCGACGGCCCGCTGGCCTTGCTGCCGCTGGCGGATGGACGCGTGTCGCTGGTGTGGTCGCTGCCCGAGGCCGAAGCCGCGCGCGTGCTGGCGCTGGATGCAGGCGAGTTCGCCCATGCCGTCGGCGTGGCCAGCGATTTTCGTCTGGGGCCGCTGCAGCTGGATTCGGCGCGCGCCGCGTTCGCGCTGCGTCTGGCGCTGGCCGAGCGCTTCGCTGCGCCGCGTCTGGCGCTGCTGGGTGATGCCGCGCACGCCGTGCATCCGCTGGCCGGACAGGGCGTGAATCTGGGCCTGCGCGACGTGCAGGAATTGTGCGACCTGCTGGCCAGCACGCGCCGTGCGGGCCGCGATCCGGGTGCCGCGACGCTGCTGGCGCGCTACGCGCGGCGCCGGCGCAGCGCCGACTGGCTGGATGCCCATGCGTTCGATGCGCTGGCGCGCGTATTCGCGTTGCGCGCGACACCGGCGGTGGCCGCGCGTGGCCTGGGCATGCATGCGCTGCAGGCGCTGCCCGCGCTCAAGCGCACATTGGCGCAGCACGCCGCCGGCTGGCCGCCGTAA
- a CDS encoding FAD-dependent monooxygenase, producing MSENDGAHTRILIVGGGLVGSSLALALDHAGIDCTLAEAVPPRNDAPRSEERNLALARATVNGLAAIGVWPYVQPEAQALRRIVVSRAGDFGSLRLDAGAAGVDALGHIVPARVLGAALERALDATRHVQRLRPARLRTLRAGCESAEVEIESAHAVSARRYDLVVGADGSESTVRAALGIGVQHHDYAQTLIVGQVRCARALDGVAYERLGDAGPVALLPLAGDRAGLVLSVASADAEAVMALDDAAYVAYAQQRLGWRAGRLLDAARRQAWPIRRGVAAALVATRAVLVGNAAQTVHPIGAQGFNLGLRDALTLAEMLATGGDPGDAARLAAYAARRAADRDGVLRFTHALATLACMPQPALAPLRTLGLLAAQLVPPLQQRLLRHGMGWRGQPPRAVLESLP from the coding sequence ATGAGCGAGAACGATGGCGCGCACACGCGCATTCTGATCGTCGGCGGCGGTCTGGTGGGCAGCAGTCTTGCCCTTGCGCTGGATCACGCGGGCATCGACTGCACGCTGGCCGAGGCGGTGCCGCCACGCAATGACGCGCCGCGCAGTGAGGAGCGCAACCTGGCCCTGGCGCGCGCCACGGTCAACGGACTTGCCGCGATCGGCGTGTGGCCGTACGTGCAGCCCGAAGCGCAGGCTTTGCGCCGCATCGTGGTCTCGCGCGCGGGTGATTTCGGCAGTTTGCGGCTGGATGCGGGCGCGGCGGGTGTGGATGCGCTCGGGCACATCGTCCCGGCGCGCGTGCTGGGGGCGGCGCTCGAGCGCGCGCTGGATGCGACACGGCATGTGCAGCGCCTGCGCCCGGCCCGGCTGCGAACGTTGCGTGCCGGCTGCGAATCGGCCGAGGTGGAGATCGAATCCGCGCACGCGGTGTCGGCGCGCCGGTACGACCTCGTGGTCGGCGCCGACGGCAGCGAATCGACGGTGCGCGCGGCGCTGGGTATCGGCGTGCAGCACCATGATTATGCGCAGACGCTGATCGTCGGCCAGGTGCGCTGCGCGCGCGCATTGGATGGAGTCGCCTACGAGCGCCTCGGCGATGCGGGGCCGGTGGCGTTGCTGCCGCTGGCCGGCGACCGCGCCGGGCTGGTGCTCAGCGTCGCCAGCGCTGACGCCGAGGCCGTCATGGCATTGGACGATGCCGCGTATGTTGCCTATGCGCAGCAGCGTCTGGGCTGGCGCGCAGGGCGCCTGCTTGACGCGGCGCGGCGCCAGGCGTGGCCGATCCGCCGCGGCGTCGCCGCGGCGCTGGTTGCCACGCGCGCGGTGCTGGTCGGCAACGCCGCGCAAACCGTGCATCCGATCGGCGCGCAGGGTTTCAATCTGGGTTTGCGTGATGCACTGACGCTGGCCGAGATGCTGGCCACGGGTGGCGATCCCGGCGACGCCGCACGTCTGGCCGCTTATGCCGCGCGCCGTGCCGCGGATCGCGACGGCGTGCTGCGCTTCACGCACGCGCTGGCCACGCTGGCCTGCATGCCGCAACCGGCACTGGCGCCGTTGCGCACGCTGGGCTTGCTGGCGGCACAGCTCGTGCCGCCGCTGCAGCAGCGCCTGCTGCGCCACGGCATGGGGTGGCGCGGACAGCCGCCGCGCGCGGTGCTGGAATCCTTGCCATGA
- a CDS encoding histidine phosphatase family protein codes for MELILVRCAAAEAAPGTLRGQAPLRLGSTGFAALERLAASWIGPPPHLLYCSDLRRALQGAQIFAARFALEPLPDARLRELDLGQWNGVDFASASLRHPAAWRQWNADWIGSAPPGGECWLDLARRVRSWLQGLAAGGGDERRVLVLSHENPLRALLAEVLELPPAATCRLRIEPAHASALRLAGGTFEVSYLNSPQFLLL; via the coding sequence ATGGAACTGATCCTGGTGCGCTGCGCCGCCGCCGAAGCGGCGCCCGGAACACTGCGCGGGCAAGCGCCGCTGCGTCTGGGCAGCACCGGCTTCGCCGCGCTGGAGCGCCTCGCCGCGAGCTGGATCGGCCCGCCGCCGCACTTGCTGTATTGCTCGGATTTACGCCGGGCGCTGCAGGGCGCGCAGATTTTCGCCGCGCGCTTCGCGCTGGAACCGCTGCCCGACGCACGTCTGCGCGAGCTGGATCTGGGGCAATGGAACGGCGTCGATTTCGCCAGCGCCAGCCTGCGCCATCCAGCGGCGTGGCGGCAGTGGAATGCCGACTGGATCGGCAGCGCGCCGCCAGGCGGCGAATGCTGGCTCGACTTGGCGCGGCGCGTGCGCAGTTGGCTGCAGGGCCTGGCCGCGGGCGGCGGCGATGAGCGCCGCGTGCTGGTGCTCAGCCACGAGAATCCGCTGCGTGCGCTGCTGGCCGAAGTACTGGAACTGCCGCCCGCGGCCACGTGCCGGCTGCGCATCGAGCCGGCGCACGCCAGCGCGCTGCGCCTCGCCGGCGGCACCTTTGAAGTATCCTATTTGAATTCGCCGCAGTTTCTGCTGCTCTGA
- a CDS encoding DUF6580 family putative transport protein — protein MPAAVARLISPRALTLSALIALAVATRLVIFFFPGVIPYNFTPVEALGLFGGAWFADKRSAFIVPLAAMAASDLIIGLYPLLPLVYACIAGSVLLGFGLRGKRSASSIAVAAVVSSTGFYLITNFGVWASTHMYPHSLAGLLACYVAGLPFYPATLAGTLLWSAILFGGYALLARRWPTLAAATLTR, from the coding sequence ATGCCCGCAGCGGTTGCCCGCCTCATCTCGCCACGCGCCCTTACCCTCAGCGCCCTGATCGCGCTGGCGGTGGCGACGCGCCTGGTGATTTTCTTTTTTCCCGGCGTGATCCCGTACAACTTCACTCCGGTCGAGGCACTCGGTCTGTTCGGCGGCGCCTGGTTCGCCGACAAGCGCAGTGCGTTCATCGTGCCGTTGGCGGCGATGGCGGCGTCCGACCTGATCATCGGCCTGTACCCGCTGCTGCCGCTGGTGTATGCCTGCATTGCCGGCAGCGTGCTGCTCGGCTTCGGCCTGCGCGGCAAGCGCAGCGCATCCAGCATCGCCGTGGCTGCCGTAGTCAGCAGCACCGGCTTCTACCTGATCACCAATTTCGGCGTGTGGGCCAGCACCCACATGTACCCGCACAGCCTCGCCGGGCTGCTCGCCTGCTATGTCGCCGGGCTGCCGTTTTACCCCGCCACGCTAGCCGGCACGCTGCTGTGGAGCGCGATTCTGTTCGGCGGTTATGCGCTGCTGGCGCGGCGCTGGCCGACACTGGCTGCAGCAACACTCACCCGCTGA
- a CDS encoding cob(I)yrinic acid a,c-diamide adenosyltransferase: MGNRLSKIYTRTGDDGSTGLGDGSRVQKDAARVGAYGSVDELNSVLGMLLAAHPPASMAAELTRIQHTLFDLGGELCIPGTALIEPVDIEWLEHTLDRYNADLPPLKDFILPGGGMAAATCHLARTVCRRAERETVTLAHAEPVRAEVLGYLNRLSDLLFVLARVLARADGAGEVLWQRQHRRG; the protein is encoded by the coding sequence ATGGGCAACCGGTTATCGAAAATCTACACGCGCACCGGTGATGACGGCAGCACCGGCCTGGGCGATGGCTCGCGCGTGCAAAAGGACGCCGCACGCGTCGGCGCGTATGGCAGCGTGGATGAACTCAACAGCGTGCTGGGCATGCTGCTGGCGGCCCATCCGCCCGCGTCGATGGCGGCCGAACTGACGCGCATCCAGCACACGCTGTTCGATCTGGGCGGCGAACTGTGCATCCCGGGCACGGCACTGATCGAACCCGTCGATATCGAATGGCTGGAGCACACGCTGGATCGCTACAACGCCGATCTGCCGCCGCTCAAGGATTTCATCCTGCCCGGCGGCGGCATGGCCGCGGCGACCTGCCATCTGGCGCGCACCGTGTGCCGCCGCGCCGAGCGCGAGACCGTGACGCTGGCGCATGCCGAGCCGGTGCGCGCCGAGGTGCTGGGCTATCTCAATCGGCTGTCAGACCTGTTGTTCGTGCTGGCCCGCGTGCTGGCCCGCGCCGACGGTGCCGGCGAGGTGCTGTGGCAGCGCCAGCACCGCCGCGGCTGA
- a CDS encoding histone deacetylase family protein, translating into MLRLYTHDACLAHQPGAGHPESPARLATVLRALDHDHFAALDRCEAPRATRAMLERAHDADYVARILALAEECARSGASLHVDADTVLAPATLEAALRAAGAVVAAVDAVLDGACRRAFCAVRPPGHHATATQAMGFCIFNSIAVGAAHALAAHGLKRVAIIDFDVHHGNGTQDIAAREPRLLYLSTHQSPLYPGTGAASEHGRGNVFNAPLPPGTGGEEFRATWHELLLPRLAAFRPQLLLVSAGFDAHRLDPLADMNLGSEDFAWLGAELTTLADAHASGRLVSALEGGYSLSALAAAVPAYLAAQLG; encoded by the coding sequence ATGCTGCGCCTGTACACGCACGACGCCTGTCTCGCGCACCAGCCCGGCGCTGGTCACCCCGAGTCGCCGGCACGTCTGGCCACCGTGCTGCGCGCGCTGGATCACGATCACTTTGCCGCGCTGGATCGCTGCGAGGCGCCGCGCGCAACCCGCGCCATGCTCGAACGCGCGCACGATGCGGACTACGTTGCGCGCATCTTGGCCCTCGCCGAGGAATGCGCGCGCAGCGGCGCGAGCCTGCACGTGGACGCCGACACGGTGCTCGCGCCCGCTACGCTGGAGGCTGCCCTGCGCGCCGCCGGCGCCGTGGTCGCGGCGGTCGATGCGGTGCTCGATGGTGCCTGCCGACGCGCGTTTTGCGCGGTGCGTCCGCCCGGCCACCACGCCACGGCCACGCAAGCGATGGGCTTTTGCATCTTCAACAGTATTGCCGTCGGCGCCGCGCACGCGCTCGCGGCGCATGGCCTCAAGCGCGTGGCGATCATCGATTTCGACGTACACCACGGCAATGGCACGCAAGACATCGCCGCGCGCGAACCGCGTCTGTTGTACCTGTCCACCCACCAGAGCCCGCTTTACCCGGGCACCGGCGCGGCCAGCGAGCATGGCCGCGGCAACGTTTTCAATGCGCCCTTGCCGCCCGGCACCGGCGGCGAAGAGTTCCGCGCCACCTGGCACGAACTGCTGCTGCCGCGTCTGGCCGCGTTCCGGCCGCAGTTGCTGCTGGTTTCGGCCGGCTTCGACGCGCACCGCCTGGACCCGCTGGCCGACATGAATCTGGGCAGCGAGGATTTCGCCTGGCTGGGTGCCGAGCTGACGACCCTGGCCGATGCGCATGCGTCAGGCCGACTGGTTTCGGCACTGGAGGGTGGCTACAGCCTCAGCGCGCTGGCTGCAGCGGTGCCGGCTTACCTCGCCGCGCAGCTTGGCTGA
- the msrB gene encoding peptide-methionine (R)-S-oxide reductase MsrB, producing the protein MNDTSKQTPADAHWRARLSPEQYAVCRCSVTEAPFSGRWYRHHADGTYVCIACAAPLFDSAAKYDSGSGWPSFWQSIAATAVSESEDTSHDMHRVEARCTSCGSHLGHVFPDGPPPTGLRYCINSLALDFVARDVTGKRR; encoded by the coding sequence ATGAACGACACCAGCAAGCAAACTCCCGCCGACGCGCACTGGCGCGCGCGACTCAGCCCGGAACAGTACGCCGTGTGCCGCTGTTCCGTCACCGAGGCGCCGTTCAGTGGCCGTTGGTATCGGCACCACGCCGATGGTACTTACGTGTGCATCGCTTGCGCGGCGCCGTTGTTCGATTCCGCGGCCAAGTACGACTCGGGTTCGGGCTGGCCCAGTTTCTGGCAATCCATCGCAGCGACCGCGGTGAGCGAGAGCGAGGACACCAGCCATGACATGCATCGCGTCGAGGCGCGTTGCACAAGCTGTGGCTCGCATCTCGGCCACGTATTTCCCGATGGTCCGCCACCGACCGGACTGCGCTATTGCATCAACTCGCTGGCGCTGGATTTCGTCGCGCGCGACGTCACCGGAAAGCGTCGCTGA
- a CDS encoding LPS-assembly protein LptD yields MPCLRSLPHRRLLVLALSLALLDASAAALAQGANALCPLGASDCARPRYDYSQCRRNDLLDFYVPGLPVADRATRAKLPVQIHAAAASSSDGEHYQLSGHVHLARGDQLLQAPSVDYTRGTTAYDAHGGVTYQDQGLLLSADSIRGTTTPERADARHVRYQLLQARGNGRARSAQILDSERSRYQGATYSTCDPQSRLWDFAGSRFDINRATGIGTAHDVTMRFMGVPFLWLPWLRFPVNGQRMSGFLAPSFGGSGNSGSYLRLPYYLNLAPNYDATLEPAFYSLRGPMLGGQFRYLFDIGTGALNFNYMPHDKIYGGKRWMLQYQDSTPLVPGWSFNANINRVSDNTYFEDFGNSLTMAATSLLGSSAYINGGGQWWNAAFGVDTYQLTDPTLPQGVQPYSRLPRGVLNLDIPLSGPFIFGLRSEAVAFRKHDALEGDRLDLYPYLEAPLQGAAWFLRPRLGFRYTQYWLQGNNGDPSRALPIAQIDSGLIFDRQVSLFGNSYTQTLEPRAYYLYVPYRNQNNLPIFDTQPLTFDWWSLFSSNQYTGADRQVNANNLTLALSTRLIDSSGIERFSAGIGQIRYFTPQRVQLPGYPTLYEAGSAYVGMVSVGLTRDWKLDLTQQYDPNLHRTTVSTFQIQHQLNGDGVVNLAYRYQRGLLDQYDISALWPVSPSWSLVGRWNYSVADHKTLEAFGGVEWDSCCIAVRGVLRRYVTDSQGNATNAVMFEVEFKGIGGLGSRTGSFLSHAILGYQ; encoded by the coding sequence GTGCCCTGTTTGCGTTCGTTGCCGCACCGGCGACTGCTGGTTCTTGCCCTCTCGCTCGCCTTGCTCGACGCCAGCGCCGCGGCCCTGGCACAAGGCGCCAATGCGCTGTGCCCGCTCGGCGCGAGCGATTGCGCGCGGCCGCGCTACGACTATAGCCAGTGCCGCAGAAACGATCTGCTGGATTTCTACGTGCCCGGCCTGCCCGTGGCTGACCGCGCCACGCGCGCGAAACTGCCGGTGCAAATCCACGCCGCCGCGGCCAGCAGCAGCGACGGCGAGCACTATCAACTCAGCGGCCACGTGCATCTGGCACGCGGTGATCAACTGCTGCAGGCGCCCAGCGTCGATTACACGCGTGGCACCACGGCCTATGACGCCCATGGTGGCGTCACCTACCAGGATCAGGGCCTGCTGCTATCGGCCGACAGCATCCGCGGTACCACGACGCCCGAGCGCGCCGACGCCAGGCATGTGCGTTACCAGTTGCTGCAGGCGCGCGGCAACGGTCGCGCACGCAGCGCACAGATTCTGGACAGCGAGCGCAGCCGTTACCAGGGCGCCACCTACAGCACCTGCGATCCGCAAAGCCGCCTGTGGGATTTCGCCGGCAGCCGCTTCGATATCAATCGCGCCACCGGCATCGGCACCGCGCATGATGTGACCATGCGCTTCATGGGCGTGCCGTTCCTGTGGCTGCCGTGGCTGCGCTTTCCGGTCAACGGCCAGCGCATGAGCGGCTTCCTGGCGCCCAGCTTCGGTGGCTCGGGCAACAGCGGCAGCTACCTGCGCCTGCCGTATTACCTGAATCTCGCGCCCAACTACGACGCCACGCTGGAGCCGGCGTTCTACAGCTTGCGCGGGCCGATGCTGGGCGGCCAGTTCCGCTATCTGTTCGACATCGGCACCGGCGCGTTGAACTTCAACTACATGCCGCACGACAAGATCTATGGCGGCAAACGCTGGATGTTGCAATATCAGGACAGCACGCCACTGGTGCCGGGCTGGAGCTTCAACGCCAACATCAACCGCGTCAGCGACAACACGTACTTCGAGGATTTCGGCAACAGCCTGACCATGGCCGCGACCAGCCTGCTCGGCTCCAGCGCCTACATCAACGGCGGGGGTCAGTGGTGGAACGCGGCATTCGGCGTGGATACCTATCAGCTCACCGACCCCACCCTGCCGCAGGGCGTGCAGCCCTACAGCCGTTTGCCGCGTGGCGTGTTGAATCTGGATATTCCACTGAGCGGACCCTTCATCTTCGGCCTGCGCAGCGAGGCCGTGGCCTTCCGCAAGCACGATGCATTGGAAGGCGACCGCCTCGATCTGTATCCGTATCTGGAAGCGCCGCTGCAGGGCGCGGCCTGGTTCCTGCGCCCGCGACTGGGTTTTCGTTACACGCAATACTGGCTACAGGGCAACAACGGCGACCCCTCGCGCGCACTGCCCATCGCGCAGATCGACAGCGGCCTGATCTTCGATCGTCAGGTCAGCCTGTTCGGGAACAGCTACACGCAAACGCTGGAGCCACGCGCGTATTACCTGTACGTGCCCTATCGCAACCAGAACAACCTGCCGATTTTCGATACGCAACCGCTGACCTTCGACTGGTGGAGCCTGTTCAGCAGCAACCAGTACACCGGCGCCGACCGCCAGGTGAACGCGAACAATCTGACCCTGGCGCTGAGCACGCGCCTGATCGACAGCTCGGGCATCGAGCGTTTTTCCGCAGGCATCGGCCAGATTCGCTACTTCACCCCACAACGCGTGCAGCTGCCCGGCTATCCAACACTCTACGAAGCAGGCTCGGCCTATGTGGGCATGGTCAGCGTGGGTCTTACGCGCGATTGGAAGCTTGACCTGACCCAGCAGTACGACCCCAACCTGCACCGCACCACGGTGTCGACCTTCCAGATTCAACATCAACTGAATGGCGATGGCGTCGTCAACCTTGCTTACCGCTACCAGCGCGGCCTGCTCGATCAATACGACATCTCCGCGCTCTGGCCGGTCAGCCCGAGCTGGAGTCTGGTCGGGCGCTGGAACTACTCGGTCGCCGATCACAAGACTCTGGAAGCCTTCGGCGGCGTCGAATGGGACAGCTGCTGCATCGCCGTGCGCGGCGTGCTGCGCCGCTACGTGACCGATTCGCAAGGCAACGCCACCAACGCAGTCATGTTCGAAGTTGAATTCAAGGGCATCGGCGGGCTCGGCTCACGCACGGGCAGCTTCCTGTCGCATGCTATTCTTGGATATCAATAA
- a CDS encoding peptidylprolyl isomerase has translation MKRKSALLVLALALTVPLVAQAQLLQPVQPLDRIVAVVNDGVVLQSELDAALTQVQRQFAQNPQALPPKPVLERQVLERLILMKLQEQRAEENGIRATDQEVDAAVQNIAQQNHLDLTQMRQSLAQQGIDYAAFRKQIANQIMVQKLRDNVIHGAVQVSDSEVNNLINSPLFKAGEVDIAQILIAVPEGASPDEVNTAKAKADEVEKQIAGGLDFKAAAIRYSQAPNALDGGVVGWRRVDELAPALADLAIKMQPGQVTPPLRAPEGFYILKLEGKRAAPPVIVTEFHARDLLIRTSDLVSSAQAEQKILALRKDIVEHKADFAALARKDSQDDTTANDGGDMGWFTADHWGTVVGAALPKLKDGEVSQPLQVPEGWLLVQRLGMRQADRTMQVEREQARMAIGNRKAEDAYNSFLRDLRSSAYVRIMLPEAAAVAAPPQG, from the coding sequence ATGAAGCGAAAGTCCGCCCTCCTCGTGCTGGCGCTGGCACTGACCGTGCCCTTGGTCGCCCAGGCACAATTGCTGCAACCCGTGCAGCCGCTCGATCGCATCGTCGCCGTGGTCAATGACGGCGTGGTGCTGCAAAGCGAACTCGACGCCGCGCTGACCCAGGTGCAGCGGCAGTTCGCACAGAATCCGCAAGCGTTGCCGCCCAAGCCAGTGCTGGAGCGTCAGGTGCTGGAGCGCCTGATCCTGATGAAGCTGCAGGAACAGCGCGCCGAGGAAAACGGCATCCGCGCCACGGATCAGGAAGTCGACGCCGCGGTGCAGAACATCGCCCAGCAGAATCACCTGGATCTGACGCAGATGCGCCAGTCGCTGGCGCAGCAGGGCATCGACTATGCAGCGTTCCGCAAGCAGATCGCCAACCAGATCATGGTGCAGAAACTGCGCGACAACGTGATCCACGGCGCCGTGCAGGTCAGCGACTCCGAAGTCAACAACCTGATCAACAGCCCGCTGTTCAAGGCCGGTGAAGTCGACATCGCGCAGATCCTGATCGCGGTGCCCGAAGGCGCCTCGCCGGATGAAGTCAACACCGCCAAGGCCAAGGCGGATGAGGTCGAGAAGCAGATCGCCGGCGGCCTGGATTTCAAAGCTGCCGCCATCCGCTATTCGCAGGCCCCGAACGCGCTGGATGGCGGCGTGGTCGGCTGGCGCCGCGTGGATGAGCTGGCGCCCGCGCTGGCCGATCTGGCCATCAAGATGCAGCCCGGGCAGGTCACCCCGCCACTGCGCGCGCCCGAGGGCTTCTACATCCTCAAGCTGGAAGGCAAGCGCGCGGCGCCACCAGTGATCGTCACCGAGTTCCACGCGCGCGATCTGCTGATCCGCACCTCCGACCTGGTCAGCAGCGCCCAGGCCGAACAGAAAATCCTCGCCTTGCGCAAGGACATCGTCGAGCACAAGGCAGACTTCGCCGCATTGGCGCGCAAGGATTCGCAGGACGACACCACCGCCAATGACGGTGGCGACATGGGCTGGTTCACCGCCGATCACTGGGGAACGGTGGTCGGTGCGGCACTGCCCAAGCTGAAGGATGGCGAGGTCAGCCAGCCGTTGCAGGTGCCCGAGGGCTGGTTGCTGGTGCAACGCCTCGGCATGCGCCAAGCCGATCGCACCATGCAAGTGGAGCGTGAGCAGGCGCGCATGGCAATCGGCAACCGCAAGGCCGAGGATGCCTACAACAGCTTCCTGCGCGATCTGCGCTCCAGCGCTTATGTGCGCATCATGCTGCCCGAGGCGGCGGCTGTCGCCGCTCCTCCGCAGGGCTGA